One Apodemus sylvaticus chromosome 14, mApoSyl1.1, whole genome shotgun sequence DNA window includes the following coding sequences:
- the LOC127664823 gene encoding procathepsin L-like — MTPIVLLAILCLGVVSAAPTRDPSLDDVWEEWKTKHGKTYNKNEGQKRAVWENNMKMIGLHNEDYLKGKHGFSLEMNAFGDLTNTEFRELMTGFQSLGPKETTIFQEPLLGDLPKSVDWRQHGYVTPVKDQGNCGACWAFSAVGSLEGQMFRKTGKLVSLSEQNLVDCSWSYGNLGCDGGLMEFAFQYVKENRGLDTRESYSYEAQDGPCRYDPKYSAANVTGFVKVPLSEDALMNAVATVGPVSVGIDTHHHSFRFYRGGTYYEPDCSSTNLDHAVLVVGYGEESDGRKYWLVKNSWGEDWGMDGYIKMAKDQNNNCGIATHAIYPTV; from the exons ATGACTCCAATTGTTCTCCTGGCAATCCTGTGCTTGGGCGTGGTCTCAGCTGCTCCAACACGTGATCCCAGTTTGGATGATGTATGGGAGGAATGGAAGACAAAACACGGGAAAACGTACAATAAG AATGAAGGACAGAAGAGAGCAGTGTGGGAGAACAACATGAAGATGATCGGCCTGCACAACGAGGACTATCTGAAGGGGAAGCATGGCTTCAGCTTGGAGATGAATGCCTTTGGTGATTTG ACCAATACAGAATTCAGGGAATTGATGACTGGCTTTCAAAGCCTGGGACCCAAGGAGACAACCATCTTCCAGGAGCCCTTGCTGGGTGATCTCCCCAAGTCTGTGGATTGGAGGCAGCATGGctatgtgactcctgtgaaagacCAG ggTAATTGTGGTGCTTGTTGGGCTTTTAGTGCAGTTGGTTCCTTGGAAGGACAAATGTTCAGAAAAACAGGCAAACTGGTCTCTCTGAGTGAACAGAACCTAGTGGACTGCTCCTGGTCATATGGCAACCTAGGTTGTGATGGTGGCTTGATGGAGTTTGCCTTCCAGTatgtgaaggaaaacagaggCCTGGACACGAGGGAGTCCTACTCATATGAAGCACAG GATGGACCCTGCAGGTATGATCCTAAGTACTCTGCAGCTAATGTCACAGGCTTTGTGAAAGTCCCATTGAGCGAAGATGCCCTTATGAATGCTGTGGCCACCGTGGGGCCCGTCTCAGTTGGAATTGACACTCATCACCATTCCTTCAGGTTCTACAGAGGTG GTACATACTATGAACCAGACTGTAGCAGCACTAATCTGGATCACGCTGTCCTAGTGGTTGGCTATGGTGAAGAATCAGATGGCAGGAAGTACTGGCTGGTCAAGAACAG CTGGGGTGAAGATTGGGGCATGGATGGCTACATAAAGATGGCCAAAGACCAGAACAACAACTGTGGAATTGCTACACATGCCATCTACCCCACCGTGTGA